A region from the Bombyx mori chromosome 15, ASM3026992v2 genome encodes:
- the LOC101741555 gene encoding growth hormone-regulated TBC protein 1-A — MAHSTFSAVDEYGFERHDDFDYESYEDFMSNYLKVLATRAQKWAALLGEGKSVKRTNTVKRYVRKGIPSEHRPSVWMAISEADKMREQFPDLYQKILDSPFEKELVDLVKTDLPRTFPDNIYFTKEANHQTHLFNILIAYAHNNRLVGYCQGLNYIAGLLLLATKSEETSFWLLKVLVEKILPDYYTKTMDGLIVDIEVLSELVKAKVPDVHQHVINLGLPWAVITTKWFVCLFAEVLPIETVLRIWDCLFYEGSKILFRVCLTLIKANKAAIMQCNDFTSLAECFKAIVKNASALHCHEFMQSIFKVPGTLSNTTIIKLRARIAKQRREQQQKEPR, encoded by the exons ATGGCACATTCAACGTTCAG CGCTGTAGACGAGTACGGATTTGAGAGGCACGATGACTTCGACTACGAGAGCTACGAAGACTTTatgtcaaattatttaaaagttcTCGCTACTCGTGCTCAAAAATGGGCCGCTCTACTCGGCGAAGGAAAGTCGGTCAAACGAACCAATACCGTCAAGCGATATGTTCGTAAAGGAATACCCA gTGAACATCGACCATCAGTGTGGATGGCCATATCTGAAGCTGATAAAATGAGAGAACAATTCCCTGATTTGTATCAGAAAATATTAGACAGTCCGTTTGAAAAGGAGCTTGTGGATTTAGTTAAAACAGACTTGCCTAGAACCTTTCccgataatatatattttacaaagGAGGCAAACCATCAAACACATTTGTTCAACATTCTGATTGCCTATGCTCACAACAACAGACTTGTCGGGTATTGCCAAGGTCTTAATTACATTGCAG GCTTACTATTACTCGCTACTAAAAGTGAAGAAACATCATTTTGGCTACTGAAAGTACTGGTTGAGAAGATTCTACCAGACTACTACACCAAAACAATGGACGGTCTGATAGTGGATATTGAAGTTCTCTCAGAATTAGTCAAAGCCAAAGTACCAGATGTGCATCAGCATGTTATAAATTTAG GTCTCCCGTGGGCCGTTATAACAACGAAATGGTTTGTTTGCCTCTTTGCGGAAGTTCTACCAATCGAAACCGTATTGCGGATCTGggattgtttgttttatgaGGGTTCAAAAATACTATTCCGTGTATGTTTAACACTCATCAAAGCAAACAAGGCTGCGATCATGCAGTGCAATGATTTCACTTCTTTGGCGGAATGTTTTAAGGCAATCGTTAAAAATGCTAGCGCACTGCACTGCCATGAGTTTATGCAG tCAATTTTTAAAGTGCCCGGTACGTTGTCTAACACAACCATAATTAAATTACGAGCCCGTATCGCGAAACAGCGCCGTGAACAACAACAAAAGGAGCCGCGATGA
- the LOC101741097 gene encoding exocyst complex component 2: MGPPPVVTGISPKEGPPGTRVTIRGEFLGTSAIDLIGLKICGCDCLLSAEWKSKNKVVARSGPCKGLGDITVTTRSGGEGTSTVQFRGYHESIGPVKESAVWVEEAAPPSLPWGRRPMSPTTYTPPDPLGLSTEGEDCKFPEEELHEMFPDGSGKLSEENFQPGWYLLEHHSNTSFEDLKAGMVFLQRKVEGQKEGQLSFLKANTGAVMDQLDRLVLLKNMYEEDQRKNGKEPLQSLETAIEDSIKLADSLFSEILSRKENADKTREALSLLTRHKFLFQLPSSIDQNIRKKEYDLVVNDYNRVKNLFGNTDVKLFQKILSEIDKKIEDLKEKLFVRMKTMPINVQEQMKYIRLLISLKWEEDAAWVAITARKEYLMSLLNKVKDHFKQKEEQDNNEKGKRHKSREEGEAARRSAWCGAACAALSAELAALWALARAYFAAELAGQPALSERHAQFKEMIIAGVELFSEHMRACLLSGGGVTSADAARARLVANLRHLREAYESLLKLDLPSQPLSIVERVIYDYRVHGMVVFLQRALKRVKGLADKETWKIEEFTEYGAITKLPHLLETYVKEALSDIHKCVWCGGRRESAALDAGPLHEHTRHVLHAYTRVLDALANDHSGQDFNNTSLSVALDQRLEETAASGAAADEGGSWQRRLLVAAVNARYTRRVTLANIAAAFDECTFPQPTQALKSAEESLSSLEASIAETYLEHKGDPLVGTIEPSMYMGRHKVASAELVDDARPYVYEIINNLIAVHAETDSVCGASAGRYVRDICETVCEEVARLAACAPPALPRPAAFRATLEYTLLSVAIRDHLTRKAENYLKEALAAVPPLELEEDKIRMQSIVQDFKKRMALQLASLNCNTETV; the protein is encoded by the exons ATGGGTCCACCCCCCGTAGTAACGGGGATATCTCCAAAAGAGGGTCCTCCTGGAACGAGAGTCACAATACGTGGAGAATTTCTTGGCACTAGTGCTATAGATCTAATCG GTCTTAAAATATGTGGTTGTGACTGTCTGCTATCAGCTGAATGGAAAAGTAAGAATAAAGTAGTTGCACGCTCAGGACCATGCAAAGGACTTGGAGATATTACTGTCACCACCCGTTCTGGAGGAGAGGGTACATCCACAGTTCAGTTCCGAG GTTACCATGAATCAATCGGTCCTGTAAAAGAAAGTGCAGTGTGGGTAGAGGAAGCAGCGCCACCATCTCTGCCATGGGGTAGGCGGCCCATGTCTCCGACAACCTACACTCCACCTGACCCTCTGGGTTTGTCAACCGAAGGGGAAGACTGCAAATTTCCTGAAGAGGAACTACATGAGATGTTTCCCGATGG ATCAGGTAAATTGTCAGAAGAAAATTTTCAACCTGGATGGTATTTATTGGAGCATCACAGCAACACTTCTTTTGAAGACTTAAAAGCCGGAATGGTGTTCTTGCAGCGAAAG GTAGAAGGTCAGAAAGAAGGACAATTGAGCTTCCTAAAAGCGAACACTGGTGCTGTCATGGATCAACTCGATAGGCTGGTTCTACTTAAGAACATGTATGAAGAAGATCAGAGAAAGAACGGCAAAGAACCATTACAAAGTCTTGAAACAGCTATTGAAG ATTCGATTAAACTGGCCGATTCGTTGTTCTCGGAGATATTGTCGCGCAAAGAGAACGCGGACAAAACGCGCGAGGCGCTCTCGTTGCTGACTCGCCACAAGTTCCTCTTCCAGCTGCCGTCCTCCATAGATCAGAACATACGCAAGAAGGAATACGACCTGGTCGTTAATGACTACAACAGAGTCAAGAATCTGTTCGGGAATACAGATGTGAAG ctCTTCCAAAAAATATTATCCGAAATCgacaaaaaaattgaagattTGAAAGAGAAATTGTTTGTCAGAATGAAGACCATGCCAATCAATGTCCAGGAACAAATGAAATATATCAG GTTGTTAATAAGTTTGAAATGGGAAGAGGACGCGGCGTGGGTGGCCATAACCGCTCGCAAGGAGTACCTGATGAGTCTCCTGAATAAAGTCAAAGATCATTTCAAACAAAAAGAAGAACAAGACAATAACGAGAAAG GGAAGCGGCACAAGTCCCGCGAGGAGGGCGAGGCGGCGCGTCGCTCGGCGTGGTGCGGCGCGGCGTGCGCGGCGCTGTCGGCGGAGTTGGCGGCGCTGTGGGCGCTGGCGCGCGCTTACTTCGCCGCCGAGCTCGCCGGGCAGCCGGCCTTATCCGAGCGACACGCGCAGTTCAAG GAAATGATAATAGCTGGTGTCGAATTATTTTCGGAGCATATGCGCGCCTGTCTGCTGTCGGGCGGCGGCGTCACTTCCGCGGACGCGGCGCGGGCCCGGCTCGTTGCCAATCTGCGGCACCTCAGGGAGGCGTACGAGTCTCTGCTGAAATTGGATCTGCCCTCACAG CCACTGAGCATAGTGGAGCGCGTGATATACGACTACCGCGTGCACGGCATGGTCGTGTTCCTTCAGCGAGCTCTCAAGAGGGTTAAAGGTCTCGCTGACAAGGAAACCTGGAAGATCGAAGAGTTCACCGAATATGGAGCCATCACTAAACTG CCTCATCTATTGGAGACGTACGTGAAGGAGGCGCTGTCGGATATTCACAAGTGCGTGTGGTGCGGCGGGCGGCGTGAGAGTGCGGCGCTGGACGCGGGCCCGCTGCACGAGCACACGCGGCACGTGCTGCACGCCTACACCAGGGTGCTCGACGCGCTCGCCAACGACCACTCGGGACAG GACTTCAACAACACGAGCTTGTCGGTGGCGTTGGACCAGCGGCTGGAGGAGACGGCGGcgagcggcgcggcggcggacGAGGGCGGCAGCTGGCAGCGGCGCCTGCTCGTGGCGGCGGTCAACGCGCGCTACACCAGGCGCGTCACGCTCGCCAACATCGCGGCGGCCTTTGACGA ATGCACATTCCCGCAGCCCACGCAAGCACTAAAATCTGCCGAGGAATCGTTGAGTTCTCTAGAAGCGTCCATAGCGGAAACTTACCTAGAGCACAAGGGTGACCCCCTGGTGGGCACCATCGAGCCCAGCATGTACATGGGGAGGCACAAGGTGGCCTCCGCGGAGCTCGTCGACGACGCGCGCCCTTATGTCTACGAGATCATTAACAACCTAATAGCTGTACACGCTGAG ACTGACAGCGTGTGTGGCGCGTCGGCGGGGCGCTACGTGCGCGACATCTGCGAGACTGTGTGCGAGGAGGTGGCGCGGCTGGCGGCGTGCGCTCCCCCCGCGCTGCCCCGCCCCGCCGCCTTCCGCGCCACGCTCGAGTACACGCTGCTCTCCGTCGCCATCAGGGACCACCTCACCAGGAAGGCAGA AAACTACTTAAAGGAGGCTCTAGCGGCCGTGCCGCCGCTTGAACTTGAAGAAGATAAAAT ACGTATGCAAAGTATTGTACAGGATTTCAAGAAACGAATGGCACTTCAGCTGGCGAGTTTGAATTGTAACACGGAGACAGTTTAA